A stretch of DNA from Pseudoalteromonas ruthenica:
TCGCAAACGCCTTACTTTAGCAGCGTCCGCGTTTATGCTGATATTCCTGCTCGGACTAATGGCGAGGTGCCGATTCGTGTGGAAGTCTTGCATAAACCACAAGACAGCTTTGAAGTCGGGGGCGGCTATTCAACGGACTTAGGCCCCAAAGCCAGATTCAAATGGTCTCGTCCTTGGATCACCGAAGACGGTCACTATCTTGAGAGTAACCTGAATATTTCCAAACGTCAGCAAGACATCAGTTTTGCCTACACCGTGCCGGTGGACGACCCCAATGACGATATCTGGCGCTTTAGTCTGGGCTACAAGCTTGAGGATAATGTCGATACGGATATCTTCTCGAAAACACTGACTGGCTTAGTGCAAAGACAGTGGAAAGTGGGAAAAGATTGGATACGCACCGCATTTTTGCGCCGAGAGTATGAAGAGTTTCGCATTGGTGAGCAGCATCAGCGCACTAAGATGTTGCTACCCGGAGTGAGCTTTGCCCGCAAGCAAAGTAAAGGAGGCACCACGCCGTTTTGGGGTGAGCAATGGTTAATCAGCACCGAAGTGGGCACTGAGCACTTGGCTTCGACCACCGATATAGTCAGAGTACAGCTACAGTATGCGTGGTTAAACACTTATTGGCAGCGCCATATGTTTTTTACCCGGGTCAATCTGGGTGCTATTTACGTGGATGATATTAATGACGTGCCGGTTTCTATGCGCTTCTTTGCCGGCGGCGATCAGAGTATTCGCGGCTATAAATATGAGTCTATCTCGCCTGAGCGTAATGGCTATAATATTGGTGGTAAATACCTAGCCACCGGCACCTTGGAGTATAATTATCAGTTTGCTGAGAATTGGCGGGCGGCGCTATTCGTTGATGCTGGAACCGCCACCAATGACTTCTCTGAATCATGGTCGGTTGGCACCGGCTTCGGGGTGCGTTATTTAACCCCAGTGGGCCCCATCCGTATTGATCACGCGTGGGCATTATCCACACCTAATAACACCACTCGTTTGAGCATTACTGTGGGGCCGGAATTATGAGCAAAGGGTATAAGCGTATTCTCCGTTGGTGTGGCGGCCTTGTGGGCACTATTTTAGTGACCTTATTTTGTTTGTTATTTACTGAGGTAGGTAACAAGGGTATTGCCTATGTAGCCAATCATAGCGTTGACGGGTTGCGCATTTCGCTCAAAGAGGGGCGGTTTTTATATGATGACCCATTTGATATCTCTTTTACCAGCGAGCAGATAAGCATCGATGCTGAGGCTGTGCGTATTGACTGGCAGTTATTGGGTTGTGCTGGGCTGTGCTTTCGCCAAGTTGGGGCTGAGTCGCTGACGGTGCAAGTAGCCGATCAGCAAAACGACAAGGCGGCAGCGACTGATGCAATGCCGCCGGCCAGCGAGCCAATATCACTGCCGACTATCACCATCAAAAGTCTATTTTTAGGACAAGCCAACTTCCGTGCTGCGGGCCTTAGCGTGTCAGCACGGGATTTTAAATCAGCGCTTGAGGCGCATCAACGAGACGTTAAGGTGCAGCCGTTGCGTCTGCGCTCGCTTGAACTTACTTTACCTGAGAGTGAGCAGCAGCCTTCCTCAGCACCACTTGAGGCGCTGCCACCGTTACCGCCTATCGCTTTTGATTTAGGCATCAATGCGCAGCTTAAAAGTGCACAGGTTGCTGACATTATTATCACTCAAGGGCAGCAAAGCCATCGTATCAGCGATTTAAAAGTGGCTGTGGCACTGCAACAACAGCAGTTGAGCGTTTCACAACTATCAGCCGCCTACCAATTGCCTGCTGATATCGCGACAAACGAAGGGGATACACTTGAGGCCCAAGCTCAGGGTCAATTCTCTTTTGCTGATGGCAACCCTTTAACACTGTCGCTGCAACTAGCTGCCATGGGCGAGCGCAGCGAGCTTTCATTCACGGGCAGTTTAGATGAACTTAATGTCCAGGCGCGTAATCAAGGCAAATATACCTTCGAATTAGACGCACAGGCACAATTACGAAAGCAAAATTGGCCTTTTGAGTTGGCGTTTTCACACGCACCTTGGCAGCTTGAGGTGCAGGGCCAGCCGTTACAGGTAGAACGCACCAACATTAATGCATCGGGTACTTTAGATAACTACCGCTTAGATGTTGATGCATTGACACAGCTAGCAGCATACCCACAAGTGAGCACTTCTTTACAGGCTCAAGGAAGCCTTAGCGGCATCAACGCTGCGCCGTTGCAATTGCGAGCGAATGATAGCCACGTTGAGGTAACAACATCAATAGCCTGGCGCGATGGTATTAGCGCTGATTTTTCTGCGCAGCTAACTAATTTGCACAGTGAGTACTTATTAGACACCGTGCGCAGCGATCTATCGGGCCAGCTGCAAGGCCGAGTGAGTGTTGAATCACCCCGGCAGTGGTGGGTGGAGCTTAAACCGTCGTCATTATCAGGCACGATAAACGAGCAACCGCTCACATTTAATGCCGAACTGAATATTGATAGCGATCTCAGTGGCGATATTCATGCTTTTAGTGTGCGCCAAGGGGAGAATACATTGGTTATCAATGGCCGCATTGATGAGCAGTGGCAACTAGCCGGCGAATTAAACTTGTCATCATCATCGCCACTTTATCAAGGTTATTCAGGGCAGGGACACGCTCAGTTTAGTATCGAAGGGCAACGTTTATCTCCTAAGCTGCAATTGCAATTGCAACTAGCGACTCTGCAAGGTGAGGGATTGCGAGTGAGCGACGCAACATTAGATATTACAGGGCAATATCAACAAGCCGACTTAGAATATGACCTGGATGCAGAAGTAGCTAATGTTAGCCTTGATGGCCAAGTTATCAAGGGCATTCAAGTACAGTCTCAGGGCTCACAACATCACCAACAAAACTATATTCGTGCTGGATTAGCTCAAGGGCAAGCGCAGTTGGCGTTTCAGTCTGAACTGCAACAGCAGCAATTGAGCTTGGCAATTACCGAGTTGGAATTGCGCGGCGACGAGTATCAGGTCGCACTGGAGCAAAGTACCGAGTTGGACATTGATCTGGCCCAGCAGAGCGTGCGCACTAAGCCCTTTTGTTTAAAGGGCAATGCCATGCACTTATGCATAGAGCCCAGTGATATCAGCGCCAAGCAGGGATACGTCAATGCTAAGCTTGACTACTTTCACTTACAGTCTCTTACCACTTTGCTCGGACCCAACCTGGGTATAGAGGGGCAAGCGCAAGGACATGCGCAGTTGGTATGGCAAGATAACCAAGCAATGCAGATTGATGCTGAGTTCCATACCCAGCAATTACAAGGGTTGTATAGAAACCAAGGGCAGTTGCAGCGATTGCCTGTGGAAACCTTAATGATAAAGCTAAGCAGTGATGCAAAAAATGCCAATGCTAAGCTAAGCATAGACTCCTCAGTGGTTGGCAGTATTGACGCTGATTTAGCCGTAGAGGATATCACTCAAGCGCAACAACTCTCTGGAGAGGTGCACCTAACAGATACCGACATCAGTAAATTCGCTCACTTTGTGCCTGATGTGAGGAAGTTAGCGGGCAAGTTAAGTGCTAATCTAACTCTCAGCGGCACGTTAGCGCAGCCCTACCTTAATGGTGAGCTCAAGGCGCATGAATTGGCAATTGAAGGGGACGCACTGCCGGTAGCACTTGCTAACTCTCGTCTCGAAGCTGAACTCGATGGTGAGAGTATGACCTTGGAGGGGGAATTGCTCACCCCTGATGGTGGCAAGCTTGCTATTGACGGCTCAGGTGTGTGGCTCAGTGATAATCCGGCACTTACCATTTCGCTCTCGGGCGAGCGCTTTATGGTGGTACCGCAGCAAGGGGTCAATGTCGCGATTTCTCCGGATTTAACCATAGATATTAGCGCCCAAAGTGTGCAAGTTGATGGTCGTGTTGATGTTCCTTACGGACGTATCAAAATCAAAGAGTTGCCTAAAGGAGCGGTACAGGTCAGTGATGATGAAATCATTGTGGATGCACCACAAAAGCAGCAAAGTGCGCCATTCGCTTATCAAGTGCAGTTAGATGTGGGCGTACATGACGATGTGTATATAGACTCGTTTGGCCTAAAGTCCTACATCATGGGCGACTTGAAACTAACCGCGAGTAATGAAAGTCCGCCATTGGCAAGTGGCGAGTTAAAACTGGTGGATGGTAAATACCGTGCATTTGGCCAAGATTTAGTGATCCGTACAGGGCAAATTGGGTTCAGTGGTGCGCTTGATAAACCTTACTTAAATGTGCGCGCGATCCGTAATCCAGACACCACCGCCAACGGTGTGATAGCGGGTATCGAGTTAATCGGAAATGTTGAACAGCCGAAATTAAACGTGTTCTCGGAGCCGGCCATGGATCGTTCACAAGCGCTTTCTTACGTGCTTAACGGTCAGCCTCTTGGGGATGGTGATACGAACACCGATGCCATGCTAACGCAGATTCTTCTAGCCCAAGGTCTCAATCGCAGTGAGGGATTTGTATCGCGAGTAGGGGAAACATTTGGCCTCAGCGATATAACCTTAAATTCAAAAGGCAGTGGTGATGATACTAAGGTTGAAATTGCTGGCTATATCGCGCCGGGGATCCAAGTAAAATACAGTGTTGGTGTATTCGAGTCTATCAGTGAAGTGGCTGTGCGCTACCAAATACTGCAAAAACTATATATAGAGGTAACCAGCGGGCTTTATGATACCTTAGATATATTGTATCGGTTTGATGTGGACTAACGCGTGTTTAAATGCTGGCTATGGGCATTGTCTTTATTACTGGTGATATGCGAGTGTGGTGCGCAGCAGTCGGTGACGATGCGTGTCGCACAGGCCGATCATCCTTATATGCAGGCGTTATTTACTAAACTAGCTGAGCGCATTGAGTGTTTGCACCAAAAGCAGGTCACATACCAGTATGTTGACCATCTGCCATCACAGCAACGAGCGATTCAACTGTTGGGGGATGAGCACGGTATTGATTTATTCTGGGGTGTGACTTCGCAGCAGCGAGAGCAACAAGGGTGGGCGATTTTAATCCCGATAGCCAAAGGCTTACTGGGTTATCGCATTGCGCTAGTGCGCTCTGATAATCCCGATATCCTGGCGCAAAAAAAGTATATAAGCGATTTTTCATCATTACGAGTGGGTCTAAGTGAAGATTGGCCGGATGCCAACGTGTTCAGCCGTAACGGTTTCACGGTGGATGCATTTTCTAAATCATCGTCTCATTACGATATGCTGAGAAAAGGCCGCTTCGACTTTCTGCCTGAGGAGCTCACAGCATTTGACCCCCAATCACTGCCTGAGGGGCTTGTATACGACAAACACAATGTCTTTTATTACCCGTCGGTGGTGTACTTGTTTGTTGCAAAAGGAGATAAACAGCGCCACCAATTGCTGAGCTCGGCGCTGCGAAGCTTATTTTCAGATGGCACCATAGAGCGCTTACTGCACACCCATTTAGTCCCTAATATTGATGCGGCGGGACTGGCAACACGCAATTATATTCGCTTGACCAATCCGTTATTACCCGCCTCAGCACCGTTACATATTTCCCATTATTGGTATAATAATAAACAAGGAACTCGCCAATGATCACACGCCTACTAATAGTTGTGAGCCTAGTTTTAAGCGCGACTACCAGTGCAGACGACAATCCCTCTCCTACAATCATTATTGATAACGCCGATGCCAGCGAATGGCGAGCCGTTACTGATGAAAACTTAATGATGATTACCTTAGCGACAGGGATAGTGTATCTGGAGGTAAATCCAGAGCTGGCGCCGGCGCATGTTGAGCGCTTGCGCTCACTAGCTGGCCAAGGCTTCTATCGTGGGCTAAGTATGTATCGTTTTGTCGAAGGCTTTGTTGCCCAAGGCGGCGCTGGAGACAAAGACACGGATGTGCCGGCGCTGAAAAACGAGTTTGTCAGTCACAGCGAAACAACGCGGCCGTTAGATATCGTCATCAATGAAGATGATGGTTACAGCGCGCGCAGTGGCTTTATTAATGGCTTTGCCGTCGGCCAAAATAAGCAGGGCACACAAACGTGGCAAATTCATTGTCCTGGCGCATTAGGTATGGCGCGGGGCAATGGAGTCGACAGCGCAACCAGTGAATTTTTTGTAGTGCTTGGTCAGGCACCGCGTTACTTGGATAAGAACATTAGCGTATTTGGTCGCGTACTTGCGGGCATGGCCCATATACAGCAGCTGCAGCGCTCGCCAAAGCCGGGACAGCCTTTTAACCCGATTGTTGATATCCAATTTGCCGATCAACTGCCTGCTAAGCAGCGCCCGGTAATTAAAGTAATGCGCACCGACTCACACAGCTTTGCAGCGCTCGTTGCAGCGCGTAAAAATCGCCCCGAGGCGTGGTTTGTGACCACGCCTGATTATATTGATACCTGCGCCATGAATGTACCGACGATTATTGGCGGTTAATGCGCACGTCAAATAAGGTTTTATCGCTGTGCGTGGCGCGGTAAGGGTTAATATCCAGGCCGCCACGGCGAGTGTAGCGGGCATAGACCTCTAGGGACTGCATGGGCGCACAGGCCATAATATCGGTAAAAATGCGCTCCACACACTGCTCGTGAAACTCGTTGTGGCTGCGAAATGAAATCAGGTAACGCAGCAGCGACTCATGACAAAGAGCGGGGCCTTGGTAGCGTATAACCACGCTCGCCCAATCGGGTTGTGAGGTGATCAAGCAATTAGACTTCAATAAGTGACTATGCAGGGTTTGTTCAACTTGCTGCGCATCCTCGGCTAGGCGCAGTAAGCTTGGTGTCAGCTCATAGGTATCGACGGTGATATCGAGCTCATCGATGCACTGACCTGGTAATGCGGTGGCTGCGAAGTGCTGATAATCCTCAGGGCCATACAGTGTTACTTGCACGTCACTTTGGGTCGCCGCACTTAAGTCTTTGGCCATGGTTTGCTGCACTGCTTGCATGCTTTCAAAACGGCTTTGATTGAAGCTATTTAAGTACAACTTAAACGATTTAGACTCAATAATATCCGGGCTTTGACAAGGGAAGGTAAAGGTGGCCACCGCGACCTGTGGTTTGCCTTTAGGGTTAAGCCACGATAACTCGTAACCGGTCCAAATATCCTCCCCTTTAAAGGGCAGGGCACGCTCATCTATTTGCAAATCATCACGATTAAGCTTGCGTGCTATGGGATAAAGTAGGGATGGATCGTAGCTGTCTTTATACTCAGTTGCCTTGCCGAGTAGGCTGGCTTTTAACTCTGGGGCGTTGCTGTAATCTGTCATGCTGTGCTATTTGGCGTTACAATATGGCGTAATTATACCTAAATTATTTGAGGCATGCATGAGCGTAAGCACAGAACTTCGGCGCTGTTTACAGGCACACATTAGCAACGAGCAACAACAGTATGGCCGTAACCCGCTGGCGTTTTTCGACCCGGACTCGCCAAGCCCTGCAGCCATTGCCGGCACTGAACAACAGCAGCAAGTTCAATGGCAAATTCATGAGCGTACCCCCAGTGCTGACTTAAATGAATTGGCAGCAGCCCTGGAAGTGCCTTTCCCACAACAACTGAGCGAATTATTTGGCAGCTACTACAGTGGTAATCTGCCGGCGAGCATCGACGGTCATGGCGTGGAGCTCCTTTTACCTTGGAACGAGGACGACTTTGTACGCTTACAGCAAAATATAACCGGTCATGTATTAATGAAACGCCGGTTAAAGCAGCAAGACACCGTGTTTATTGGGCTGACTGAGCAGGATGATTTGTTGCTGAGCGTGCGATTGAACGATGGTGCAGTCTGCTTAGAATATGTCGGTAAAGAACCGCACCATGTTTTGGCGGATGATATCAGCTCGTTGTTACAGCAATTAGACGTGCTGTAAACACTATTGGTGATCCCAGGAAATATTAGATACCAACTGACATTGTTCACAGCGAAAGTCGAACAATCCAAACCATGGCTCTGCTAGATGCCAATGACCATCGCAGCTTGGGCAGCGACGTTGTTGCTCGGCTGTCAGGCTCTCGCCACCGACACGGTACAAGTAATAGTAGACTGGCTTTTTGGTTAGATAACGGATCCGCTTTGCCAAGTCCAAGCCGCGACGAGTCAGGTCGCTATCAAAGGCGCTGATCTCATGCAGCGCCGCAAATTCGCAGCGTGTTGCACCATTAATTTGGATTTGATCGCATGCCTGCCAGTCTTCTTGCCATTTTATCAGTGTCTTGTAATCGCCGTTGGCGATAGCAGGAATGTGATACAGCGGCACCGGTAAAAAATCATCACCACAATACAACGGGCTGCACGTATGCAAATAGGTGGTGTAAAGAATGTAACTGCTCGGTGCAGCGCAGTTATCTGCACTATTGGCGTGAATATCTTGCCCTATAACCTTGACCTTGGGCGCTAACAACCCGGCATCGTTTAGTTTATCGAGCGCAAACTTCACAAACGGACTGTGGTTGAGCGGGTGCAATGAGTCCTCTTCTGGGCACATTACCCGAGTCACGAAGAAGCCTTCTTTCAATACGGTTGGAAATTCATCGCCGATGATTTGGCCATTGGCTCGAAGCGCCACCACCGTCTGATTTATCGCCTGTTCGGCAGCGCTGAGTTGGGTATCTTGGTAACAGTCAAAAGTGAGGTCTACAACAAACATTCGCTATTTTGAGTTCTCGAGCAAAGCGAGTAGTTTATCAAGTTTTTCCTCAATGCGATCAAGTTGTGTCGACTTTTGTTCATTATTCGGCAATTGTGGCTCTATGACCATATTTTTGAATGCCTCGGGGTTATTTTTATATTGGCTTACAGCGGCAATAATCATTGGCATCGGCACGGGCTCTTTGAGCATCGCTTTGGTCATTGCTACGGTAGGTGTTTTGTTTTGTGCTAATAAGGCTTTGATGGCGTCAAAAACCACAGGGTTCATACAAATGGATTCCTTCTTTTTAATCGCTGAACAGTATAAAGCAAAGGGCCGCAAGAGCCCTAATTTTGAATGTTCAATATTAACGAAGAAAGTATGAACCACACCTGTCTTGGGCGAGCTTTATCGCTGTATTAATGCCTTAGCTGGGCGTCTAACTCGTCAATTAATTCGCACCAATCCGCATCTTGTTCCAAAGATTCTGTAATAAAGTGGCGCTGCGCCTGTGACCAAAACGGCGCATCAGCGAGTTTGAGCTCAGGGCTTAATTTGTGGTCAGTCACAAATTGTTCAATTTGCTCATCGCTGCTGGGCAGGCCGAGCTGTTGAAAAAGGGTCGTCATCGTATGTTTTGAGGTATCCATATAATGTTTCCATTGTGCTCATAAAAGGCTATGGTTAACTATAGAACAACAACGATAACAAGGAAATACCATGCTCGGCGACTATAAAGTTAGGTATCTTACTCCGGAAGATTTGAATGTGGCTGCGAGCCTGATTTATCAGGCTTATCATGACGACCCGCTAATGCGAGAAATATTCAGCGCCGAGAGCAGTAAAACCCAAGAGTATGAAAAAAAGTTACGCGCGCTCATCCGTGAAGAGCTACACAGTTTTTGGCAGGCCAAGCAACCATTAGTTGGCTTGTATGTTGATGATGCTCTGCGTGCCATTGCTTGTGTATTTCAATCTGACGCCAGCATGCAGGCGGATCGCTATTGGCACTGGCGACTGAAACTGATGCTCAGTGCTGGTTATTTGACGACTCAGCAGCTCATTGAAAAGGAAAAGACCATTCGCAACGCCTTAAAAACGATGGGGCGCTACTTATTTTTAGCCTTTATTGCGGTGGATCCCCACTATCAACGCCAAGGTTATGGTCACTACCTCCTTAAAGGCCTTGATAATCTTGTTGAGGAAGATAACGAAACGCAAGGACTTGCTGTGTTTGTTACGCAGTCTCAGCATCAAACTTTCTTTGCTAACCACGGTTTTGAGACCATGCAAACATTGCAATTTAGCAAAGTCAGTGGAGAGTTGTTATTCAAAAAAAGCCCACATTGCGTTTAATGGAAATTTCAATGTGAGAGATTTCTCACATTGGTGTGGGTTTAACGATGAATATGTACCTACCTTTAGCTCTATAACAAGTTTAACCTATTGATTTATATAGGCTGCTTCATTGTTTCTACATTATTGCAATAAAACTTTTTGCAAAGCACTTGCTGCATCTTTTTGGCTTTTCTCTAAACTTATCATTGTCAGGACGACAACAGTGCAGGATGCACTTGGCTAAGGAACGGATGTAGGCCAACCACGCAAAGTAATGCAGGAATAGTAATGGAATAGACGGTAACGGACGCCGTTAAAGGACAGGAGCACAGGACGTGCAGGGAAGGCGGGATGCCTAGGAATGGCCAAGGAGGCAAGAGGAACACTTCAGGATGAAGCAAGGAACAAAGCACAGGGTGTGCATCGGTTAGATAGGGTAATCGAGCAAGGAAAGCAAAAGGGACGACCTTAAGGTCAGCGGTGATGGATACCGCGCAAGGATGATGCAGATTAGGGCGTGACTTACAGTCACGCCTTAGTTTTTTTTAGATTCTGTGCGGTGGGATATCGGCCTTACGTAAACGTTCATTCTCCATCCACAACTCTCCCTCGTACAAGGTTTCGCCGTCACTGGAAAACTCAAACATAAAGCGGCTGCGGATCCCAAGCTTACCATTACTTAAAATCGCTAAACGCCACTGTTTGCAAGCAACACTAACAAATTGCACGCCTAATTGTTCAGCTTGACGCTGAGCATGTAACCGCGCAGTTTCTGCCACTTTACGGCGATACCAAAACAACGCTATCACGCCACCACACAGCAGCAGAATCCATAAGGTTTTCACGACGAAAATAACCCACCAATTGCACGAGAAAGCGCATCAGAACGCTGCTCAGACCGTAATATAGCTAATACATGAGGGCGCAACATTGGGATTGCAACTAAGTCGGCAAAAATACTGGCGAACAATGGCTGCTCAGTGTCTATTCTACAGCAGTGCTCTAAGAACTGTGCTAAGGTTTGCGGTGCTTCTAAATAAGCCCAAAGTCGCCCAGCGATGACCTGGCATATGTCAGCATCCTGGCCGTAATCACTGTTCATTACCTGCCCCAGCGCTTGTTCAACCAGCCCCACTGCGCGTGCACTGCTGATGGCGCGAAGCGCATCAATAAGTAGCGCTTTATCCTGATGTTGAATCGCTTGATTGATACTTGTGAGTAGGGTTTGCGCTGCTTCAGTACCTAGCTCACTATTTTCTAGCTGGGCAGCGAGAGGTTGGCGTACTTGTGCAGGTAACTGCGACCATGCTTGGCACAGCAGGGCTTCATTATCTTGATGGTCAATGCGCGCAGCAAAATCGGCAAGGCCTTGCACAGCGACGCTTTGCCAGTCTTGCCAGCCCAACTTACCACTAAAATATAGCTGTGCATGCTCATAGTACTGAGATGCGCTTTGCCGTAACTCTACTTTGATACGGGCATTGAAAGCGGCACGCTTATTGGCATTGGGAGTAAATACATAAGGGTTATTATCGAGTTTGCTTTGCTCACCCTCAGCCCCGGTTAACGATGTGCCAATGGCTTCTAGCACCATATTGGCAAAATGGTCACGACTCGCTGCTACCAGCTTACTTTGCTCATCCAACGGCATTTTCAAAAACCACACATAAGGCTCACTCGATGCTTTTGGGTCCCAAAACTGAATCGCCAGTAGCGCATGCTGTGCCAGTGGATATGGATAAGGAATAGTTGTCGACTCAATATCAGCAAAGGTTGCTTTATCTATTTTTTGCACCCGACGACCAATGTCAAATACACGCCATGTGGTGCCGGCGGCATCTAATAATTGTGCCAGTGTGGCGATGTTGTCGCTCATACGCGGCTCCTGGAAAATAAAATTCCGCAAATTATAGGCATATTGCGTCATCAACCCAAGAGAAATGCTAATATAGCGTTTTTGAAGTTACCGCAATAACCGTGTTATGTCGTATTCCATCACTCAATTGCTCACGCAGTTGCAAGGTGAATTAGCTAATGCAGGCTTATGGCAAGATAAGCCCGTTGCTGAGCATTTATTGCAATCCAGCCAACCTTTTTGTGTTGATACCTTGAGGTTCGAACAATGGTTGCAGTTCGTCTTTATTCCCAAAATGCGTGCCCTAATACACGCAAGACATCCTCTGCCTTCGGCTATAGCCTTAACACCCATGGCTGAGGTCTATTGGTCAGGGCGGTATGCGCAATTGCACACAGTGCTTAAGCGCATAGATATTACTCTCGGAGGGGGAGAGTGAACGACTTAACAGATTCGGTAAATGTTGCACCAGTAAAGCCGCTCGATATTCTATATCGTGATGAGCACTACATCGCTATTAATAAACCGTCGGGACTACTGGTTCATCGCTCTTTTTTGGATAAGCATGAAACCCAATTTGCAATGCAAATGCTGCGCGATCAAATCGGTCAACATGTGTATCCACTGCATCGCTTAGACAGGCCCACATCCGGTGTATTATTGTTTGCGCTTAGCAGTGCCGCCGCCAATCGTGCAGGACAGCTGTTCAGTGAAGGAGGGATGCGCAAACGTTATCTTGCGTTAGTCAGAGGTTTTGCCCCTGAGCAGCAATGTATCGACAGGCCGCTAAAGGAAAAACTAGATAAAATTGCCGATAAATACGCGCAACAAGACAAGCCAGCACAATCAGCGCGCACTGATATACGTTGCTTGTTGCAAGTAAGCCTGCCTATCGCCTTAGGAAAGTTTCCCAGTGTTCGTTATTCGCTGGTGGAGTGTTGGCCTAAAACAGGGCGTAAGCATCAGATACGTCGCCATATGAAGGGCATTAACCACCCTTTGATTAACGATGTAAACCACGGTGATAATACGCAAAATCACTTTTTTGCCGAGCACTTCGAGGTTTCGCGGCTAATGCTGTTTGCAACCGATGTGTACTTTGGGCATCCTTACAGCGAAGAATTGATTCACATTAATGCACCACTAGGTGAACACGCACTCGCCGTTTTCGAGCGCCTCGGGTGGCCGGTGTGTGAGCAAGCTTATTATGCGAAGGAGTTTTAAATGGCCAAGATTAATATTTTTTACGGCAGTGTCTATGGCGGTGCGGAGCGTCTAGCCGACAGTGCCGAGGAGCAGCTACAAAAGCACGGCCATGAAGCCACAGTGATCGATAACCCGCAAGTGGAAGATGTTAGTAACAGCGAATATATATTAGTGATCACATCGACCACAGGGCAAGGGGATATTCCCGATAACCTCATGCCACTGTTCGCGGCTTTACAAAGCCAGTTTCCTTTATTAGGTGGCACCCCGTTTGCGGTCATTGCCATGGGGGATAGCAGTTATGGCGATACTTTTTGTGGTGCGGGTAAGCAAGTTGAAGAGCTGTTGATGGAGCTGCAAGGTAAGCCGCTGCTGCCACGCTTAGATATTGATGCCCTAGAGGACTTTGATCCCGAGCCGGTGGCGCAACCTTGGTTGGCTCAGTTTGCTGGTGCAATAACCAAGTAGCATGATGCCTTAAGACAAAAAAAGCGCTCTATATGAGCGCTTTTTTTAGCCGCGTTTTACAGCCACAATGAGTTTGAGCTTTTGCCCAGGGTAGAGGTATTTTTTACCGTTTAAGTTATTCCATTTGCGAATGTCGCCAACGCGCAGCCCGAATTGCTTAGCAATGCGTGATAATG
This window harbors:
- the truC gene encoding tRNA pseudouridine(65) synthase TruC yields the protein MNDLTDSVNVAPVKPLDILYRDEHYIAINKPSGLLVHRSFLDKHETQFAMQMLRDQIGQHVYPLHRLDRPTSGVLLFALSSAAANRAGQLFSEGGMRKRYLALVRGFAPEQQCIDRPLKEKLDKIADKYAQQDKPAQSARTDIRCLLQVSLPIALGKFPSVRYSLVECWPKTGRKHQIRRHMKGINHPLINDVNHGDNTQNHFFAEHFEVSRLMLFATDVYFGHPYSEELIHINAPLGEHALAVFERLGWPVCEQAYYAKEF
- a CDS encoding flavodoxin, which encodes MAKINIFYGSVYGGAERLADSAEEQLQKHGHEATVIDNPQVEDVSNSEYILVITSTTGQGDIPDNLMPLFAALQSQFPLLGGTPFAVIAMGDSSYGDTFCGAGKQVEELLMELQGKPLLPRLDIDALEDFDPEPVAQPWLAQFAGAITK